Sequence from the Flavobacterium sp. TR2 genome:
TAGGCGTAAGCGATATGTGGCAAGCAACAGCTTTTTTAATTGAGAATGCTGATAAATATAATCTTGACACTTCAAAAATATTTATTTCCGGAATTAGTGCAGGTGCCGAAATCGGCTTTCATGCTTCTTTTTGGGATTATAAATTGATGAATTTATACAAAAGCAATCTGCCGGAAAACTTCAAATACAAAGGTTTTATTGGAGGTTCGGGAGCCATTCAAGACATAAATCTGATTACGAAAGAAAAAGCAATTCCGATGTTATTGGCGCATGGAAATAATGACGACACCGTTTCGTACGCAGCAGGCTCGCACCGTTCTTGCCCAACAAATGCTTCGGGCTGGCTGATTCTTTTTGGCTCTTATGCCGTTTATAATCAAATGGCCGATTTGCATAAAGACATCGAACTCATTACTTTCTGCGGTGGCGGACATGAATTCTCTGGTTATCTTTTCCACGAAGGTCAGCAATATGTTTTAGATTTTGTGAATGATGTTCTGAAGGACAAAAAATTCCAATCGCATCTGATTGTTCCTTCCAATAAAAAGGGAAAAGATTCTGGGAAATATTTGTTTTGTGAGTAATTTTTCAAAGAAGAACAATGAAAATTGATTATAAAAATTTTGAAATTGAAGTTATTGATGATAAAAATTACATTTTAAATTCAAATAATAATTTCCGTCAATATCAAAAAATTTATTTTGAAGAAAGTAAATTTCAACCTACCACTAAGCATGCCGTCATTATTAAAGAATATGGAATTGAAATTTCAAGTGTAATAATTTGTGAAACTGAGGGCGCGACAGGAATATATGAAAACTCATGCATTATTGAAGATGATAAAATATGGATTCGAGTTTCAAATAAAATTTACTGTTTAAAGATTCCTTCATTAGAAATTATATGGCAAAAAGAGTTTGATCAATTCACCAACTTTTGTTTTTACAAACTTGAAGAAGATTTCCTTATTCATGGAGAATTAGAAATTTTCAGAATAACAAAAAATGGAGAGATTATTTGGAGTTTTGGAGGAAGAGATATTTGGGTAAATCCTGAAGGCAGTGAAGAGTTTACTATTAAAAATAATGTTATACTTTTAGTAGATTTTGAATCAAACAGATATATTCTTGATTTTGATGGAAAATTATTAGAAGATATCCCAAAATAATAAAAAAGAAATAGCTACAGATATTAGGCTAAAGCCATAAATCTCAAAACAGTTAAACCCATTGGTTAAAACCAACGGCAACTCAAATGAAAACTGCTCCAGCGGAGCAAAATATTTATAGAAAAATAATTTCACCCCATTCAAAAGCTCCAGCGGAGCGACATATAAATCACGCAAAATATGTCGCTCCGCTGGAGCTTTTGATTTATTGTATTCAATATTTCTATAAATATGTCGTCCCTCACGGGACTTTTCACTTTGCTAAAACAAAACCATTTTCCTTCCTCAATCAGCAACTTTTGTTTAGTAAAATATCAAATCTTTCGTTTCTGATAAATATTCTTTTTAATTATAAATAAGTTTAGGTAAATTTGCGCTTTATTTTTAGAATAGTGCAAAAAGAAATTATAGTCTTGCTTGGCGGACCTGGTACTGGAAAATCAACACTTATTAACGAATTGGTAGCTCGTGGCTTTTGCTGCTACCCTGAAATCTCTAGACAGGTTACCATGAAAGCGCAGCAGGAAGGCATTGAACAGTTGTTTCTGGAACAGCCGCTTTTGTTTAGCGAAATGTTATTGGAAGGTCGTATTGAACAATACAAAAATGCTCTTGAAGAACCTGATAATGTGGTTTTTATTGATCGCGGAATTCCAGATGTTGTAGCCTATATGGATTACATTGGCGATGAATATCCGGAAAGTTTTATTAAGGCTTGCGAAGACTATAAATATTCTAAAACTTTTATTCTGCCGCCATGGGAAGAAATTTACCAAAGCGATGCAGAGCGTTACGAAAATTTCGATCAAGCAGTTAAAATTCAAAACCATCTTGTGGAAACCTATAAAAAATATGGTTACGAACTGATTGAGGTTCCAAAAGATACGGTTGAAAACAGAATTCTTTATATCTTAGACAAAATTTAGCAGTATGGTTTAAAGTTGCAAAAACTAGAAACTGTTTTCTAAATTTTTAACTTTAAAACTTACGCCATGCTTGGAGCGCAGGATATTCTTCTAAAATACTGGAAACACGACAGTTTTAGACCGCTGCAAAAAGAAATTATAGATTCTGTTCTTGATGGACAGGACACTTTTGCCGTACTTCCGACTGGTGGCGGAAAATCTATTTGTTTTCAGGTTCCTGCCATGATGCGGGAAGGCATCTGCCTAGTTATTTCACCACTGATTGCTTTAATGAAGGATCAAGTGATGAATCTGCAGAAAAGAGATATTAAGGCGATTGCTCTTACTGGCGGCATCCATACTGAGGAATTGATTGACCTTCTTGACAATTGCCAATACGGGAATTACAAATTCTTATATCTTTCTCCCGAAAGACTGCAATCGGACTGGATTCTGGAGCGCATTAAAAACTTGCCCATCAATTTAATTGCTATTGATGAGGCGCATTGCGTTTCGCAGTGGGGACATGATTTTAGACCTGCCTATCTTAAAATTGCAGAACTAAAAAAATACTTTCCTAAAATTCCGTTTTTGGCTTTAACAGCAACGGCTACTCCGAGAGTTATTGAAGATATCAGAACGCAATTAGAATTAAAAAATCCAAATCACTTTCAGCAGTCGTTTGAGCGAAAAAATATCGCTTACATGGTTTTTGAAGTCGAAGATAAATTGTACCGCACCGAACAGATTCTCAAGAAAAATCCGCAGCCGTCTATTATATATGTGCGAAATCGCAAGGCGTGCTTGAATATGTCTTCGCAATTGCAGTCGCTTGGTTTTACGGCAACGTATTATCACGGGGGACTTTCGTCAAAAGAAAAAGACAAAAATATGCAGTTGTGGATGTCAGAGCAGGCGCAAGTTATAGTGGCTACAAATGCTTTCGGAATGGGAATTGACAAAGACAACGTTAAAACCGTAATTCACACGCAGCTTCCAGAAAATCTAGAAAATTACTATCAGGAATCAGGACGCGCAGGACGAAATGGCGCTAAAGCTTTTTCGGTTCTTTTGTATAATAATTCAGATTCTATACAGACTGAGCAGCAGTTTTTAAACATTCTTCCAGACAAAAAGTTTCTGAAAACGATGTACATTAAACTCTGCAATTACTTTCAGATTGCTTACGGAGAAGGTTTAGACGAATCTTTTTCATTCAAACTGAATCATTTCTGCAACAAATACGAGTTCCCTACTCTTAAAACGTACAACGCTTTACAGTTTTTGAATCAGCAGGGAATTATCACGATGTCCCAAGAATTCTCAGAGAAAATCAGCATTCAGTTTTTAATTGAATCTAAAGAAGTGATTCGATACATGAGCTTGAACCCAAGCGACGAAGAAATTATTCTGGCGATTTTAAGAACTTATCCCGGCGTTTATGATGTAAAATCTAATTTGAATCTGGGATTAATTGCGAAAAAATCAAACCGATCTGAAGAGCAGGTCATTGCTGTTTTGGAAAAACTAAAAGAAAAAGAAATCATTGAATATAAGTCTAAAAATAATGATGCCACTGTACTATTTAATGAAGTTCGAGAAGACGACCTGACAATAAATAGAGTCTCAAAATATTTAGAAAAGCAAAATGAAGTTAAAAAAGAACAGCTTTTATCTGTTCTTCATTATATAAAGGACACCAAAACCTGCAAAAACAGATTGGTTTTGAATTATTTTGGAGAAGAAACAACAGAAAACTGCGGCATTTGTTCTTACTGCATTACGCAAAAAGGAAAAATTACCGAAGCCGATTCTATTGCAGACAAGATCCTTTCTTTACTCAGAACAGCTTCGTTGACTTCGAGAGAAATTGAAAACCAGATAAAAATGGACGCCAAAGACATTTTATCGGTTCTTCAAGAATTGCTCGAAAACAATCACATCATCATACAAGCGAATAATAAATACACTTTAAAATCATAATGGAGAAATTGAGAATTATATTTATGGGAACGCCAGAATTTGCGGTTGGCATTTTGGACACCATTATTAAAAATAACTATGAAGTTGTTGGCGTAATTACTGCTGCAGATAAACCAGCTGGACGCGGGCAAAAAATAAAATATTCGGCCGTAAAAGAATATGCGCTTGCCAACAATCTTACTTTATTGCAGCCTACCAATTTGAAAGACGAAAATTTCTTAGCCGAATTAAAGGCGCTAAATGCTAATTTACAAATTGTAGTTGCTTTTAGAATGCTTCCAAAAGTGGTTTGGGAAATGCCAAGTCTCGGAACTTTCAATCTTCATGCATCATTGCTTCCAAATTATCGCGGAGCAGCTCCTATTAACTGGGCAATTATCAACGGAGAAACCAAAACAGGCGTTACAACATTCTTCATTGATGATAAAATTGATACGGGTGCAATGATTTTAAATTCTGCAATTGACATTGAGCCAGAGGAAACTGCCGGACAATTGCACGATCGCTTGATGCACCTAGGAAGCACAACCGTAATTGACACTTTAAAGGTTATTGAAAATGGAAATGTTGAGACTACAATTCAGGAAGATAACGACGATATCAAAACGGCTTACAAACTAAATAAAGAAAACTGTAAAATTGACTGGACAAAATCTGGAGCAGAAATCAACAATTTAATTCGCGGCTTGAGCCCTTATCCTGCTTCTTGGTGTTATTTAAAAGACCAAAACGAAGAGCTTAATATTAAAATTTATGAGGCAAAACTAATCTCAGAATCACATCCTTATGAGATTGGAAGGCTAATTAGCAGTAAAAAAGAAATCAAGATTGCAATAAAAGATGGATTTATTCAGTTATTAAGTCTACAATTTCCAGGAAAAAAGAGAATGCTTGCCTCCGAAATATTAAATGGGGTAAGTTTTTCTGACGTTGCAAAAGTGTATTAAAGTCAGTAAAACAGGGGTTTGTACCTATTTTTTATCGACAAACAACACCCTTTATGAACAAAAAAAGCAAGTTATTAACAATTTTTGCTAAAAACAAAGAAAACACTTGCACGCAACGGATTTCCTACTAAATTTGTGTATTAACAATTTTTTTTAACCAACAATTAATAACTAATTATTATGAACAAATCAGAATTAATCGATGCTATCGCTGCTGATGCAGGAATTACAAAAGCTGCGGCGAAATTAGCTTTAGAGTCTTTTTTAGGTAATGTAGGAACTACTTTGAAAAAAGGAGGAAGAGTTTCATTAGTAGGTTTCGGATCATGGTCAGTATCTTCAAGAGCTGCTAGAGACGGTAGAAACCCTCAAACAGGAAAAACTATCAAAATCGCAGCTAAGAACGTTGTAAAATTTAAAGCTGGTGCTGAATTAGAAGGTGCAGTGAACTAATAAGAAAGTTCTCTAAACTTATAATATAATTAAAACCTTCCTTCTGGAAGGTTTTTTTATGCGGTTTAACGATTTTTTTTGTGATTTTAATTTTTTTATGATTAAATTTAATAAAAATTGTAACCGTATGATTTCAGAAAAATTAAAAAAAGGACACCTGCTTATTGCCGAGCCTTCAATAATTGGAGATTTATCTTTTAACAGATCGGTAATTTTATTAGCAGACCATAACAAAGAAGGATCAATAGGTTTTATAATTAACAAGCCATTAAAATATACTATTAATGACTTGATTCCCGAGATTGATGCTAACTTTAAGATATATAACGGCGGCCCTGTAGAACAAGACAACCTTTATTTTATTCACAATATTCCAGATTTAATCCCAAATAGTGTTGAGATTTCAAATGGAATTTATTGGGGAGGCGATTTTGAGTCCACTAAGGATCTAATAAACAACGGATCTATAAGCAAAAACAATATTCGTTTTTTCTTAGGGTATACCGGTTGGGAAGAAAATCAGCTTGAGAATGAGATGCAAGGAAACTCTTGGATTATTGCTGATAATAATTACAAAAATAAAATTATCGGCAAATCTACTACTCACTTTTGGAAAGAGCAGATTATAGAGCTTGGCGGCGATTATCTTATTTGGTCTAATGCACCCGAAAATCCATATCTGAATTAATTTTCAGAAATGGATTCATTTAGTTTCTGCACTAGTAAATGAGCCAGATTAGCTGTAAACTCCTTTTTTCGATATTTAGTTATCGGCTGTATTCCCATGATTACGTTAGTTAGAAATATTTCGTCTGCTTTTTGAAGGTCAAACGGCGAAATTACTTCTTCTAACACTTCTATCCCGTCTACTTTTTTAGCCAGCGCTAAAATCTGTTTACGCATAATACCGTTTAAAGCACCTTCTGAAACTGGAGGTGTAATAAGCTTTTTGCCTGTTACCATAAAAATATTGCCCTGAAGCGCTTCTACAACATTTTTACTGTCATTCAGCAAAATACAGTTGGCAAGGTCATTTTCATGCGCATAAATGCTTCCTGTAATATTGATCATCTTATTAGTCGTTTTAAGAGACGATAATAATTGTTTTGTAACATAGAAGTCTTTATACAAATCTACTTCGTATTCGTTTGAATTTATGCTGTAGAATGTATTTTCAAGCGGAGTTGCTTTGATTAAGAATGAGATATCGTTTGTTTTTGGAAGATAGAGTCCGCCATCATTTCTAAAAACGGTAATCCTTGCTCGTGCAGAATTGGCAATTCCTTGTTCGTTTACCAAAGCAAGAATCTGATCTTCAAAATATTCCATTGTAAAATTCATCGGAATCATCATTCTCACTACTCGCATAGAAGCCATTAGCCGAAAATAATGATCCTCAAGAAACAAGATTTTTCCGTTAATAATTTTTACTGTTTCAAAGATACCGTCTCCGTATAAAAAAGCGCGGTTTTGAGTTAAAATAGTATCTTCTTGCGCTATGTTTCCGTTAAAATTAATCATAAAAAAACCCTGAATTTTGTTCAGGGCAAATATAAGGTATAAAATAGACTTTTGCTAAACAGATCCGATAAGATGTTTTAGATCTGAGATTTGGTTCTCCCATAATTGTTTAGCTTCGCCAATTTCTTCTTTATCAGCAAAATCTACCACCATAAGCGATACATCTTTAGTCAATTCATCAACTAAAATATGGAGTTCGAAAAAATACTCAGTATCCTTACTGCTGTCATCAACCCATTTGAACTTTACTTTTTCTCCTGATTTTTTTGAAGCCAAACGTGCTCTTTCCTGCGAATCATTCCAGATAAAAGTAAAAAATTCACCTCTTGAATTAACGTTGTCAGCAAACCATTCTTGTAAACCTGACGGCGTTGATATATATTGATACAATAATTGTGGCGAAGAATTAATCGGAAACTCGATTTCGTAACGTATTTTTGAATCCATGTGCTACTTTAATTTTTTTCGAAATATAAGAATATATGTCCAAAAACAATGCATTTTTAAAAATATTTTTTTTTCTTCATTTTATGCTTGCGTGCTTTAATATTATTTCTATCTTTGCACCCGCAATCAGGAATTCATGATAGCAGTCCAGGCGAGGTAGCTCAGTTGGTTAGAGCGCAGGATTCATAACCCTGAGGTCACGGGTTCAACTCCCGTCCTCGCTACAAGAAGATAAAACCCTTAAACAGAAATGTTTAAGGGTTTTTTATTATTTTTTAAATAAAAAATCTATCCTAATTTTATGGAAGGCGAAACAAATTTGAATACTATTTTAGAGAATCTTAATCCTGTTTTGAATGACGGAAAATATGTTTTCACAAAAGTGGATTCTATAGATCACATTCCTTTTTCAAAAATTTTGTTTTTATTTAAAGAAAAGGAAGGAATTACTGTAGTATTAGAAAAGCGTTTCGCAGAAGAGCTTAATCTTAGTTTTTCCTACGTTGCTTCTTGGATAACCTTAGAAGTTCATTCTTCTTTGGCCGCGGTAGGTTTGACTGCTGCTTTTTCTCAGGCTTTGGGCAATGCTAATATTAGCTGCAATGTCGTTGCCGCCTATTTACACGACCATATATTTGTCGATGAAAGCGATGCTCTAAGGGCAATGGATGTACTGTTGAAGTTAAAACAAGACAGCAAAAATTCTTTGTAATTAAAAAATCAAAAAATAACCGCAATAACTGCCATTAAAATAGTTATTTTGCAAAGGTAATTTGATAACATATGGACATAGTAAAATTTAAGATCACATCTAAAACAATCAAAGTAGAAGTACGTAATTCTAATAATTATGTTTTTAATTTCAACACTGCCTTGGATATTGCTAAAGAAGACAAAGATGTTTTATTAAAATTGTACAATGCATTAGATTTGCTTTTCAAGAAAGAGCAGGTTACTGAAAACAAAAATTACATTTCTCCGAATCAGACTAATATTTTAGATCAAATTTCTGCAGCAGATTTGGAGCAGAAAAATGAATAATATTTCAAAGAGAATATAATGCTTTAAAAGATAAAGCAGATCATCGGCAATACTTTTTATCAGCTTATCGATATAAAAAACAAAACCCTTAAACGCATTTCTGTTTAAGGGTTTTGTTTTTATTTAAAAATATTTCGAATGACTTTACCAATCTCTACAAAATCGTCGTGACTGCTGACGGCTCTTTTCTCTGTAGTGTTTACTTCTGTTTTGGTAAAAGGATAAATGAGAATATAGTTTTTATTGCTCACTCTGTTATTAAGAAGATCTGGCACATCCTGCATACGCGGAACATAGGAATGCATTCCTTTATCAGCCATCATAAGTATTAATCCGACGTCTTCTCCTAAATCAAAAGCAATTTCTTGGGCTTCCTGCCAAGAACCAATTGTGTTGAATGTAGCTTCTATTGATGCTTTCTTTACAATTCTATTCAAAATCTGCATGGTTTTGTCTTTTCCGTAGAAACTCATTTTTGCACCCGAATTGCGCCCTATGTTCCAGATTCTTAACATCGAATGAAAAAAACCAGCATCCATTTCTGCATTTTCAGGTATGAGCACAGCATATTTTTTGATTGTCGATACAGGCTGGACTGCATGATAAACCATCAGATTTATGTTTTTATTTCGAAGGTAGCCGTTGTACAAATTGTACACAAAAGAAGCCGAAAAGCCTTTTCTGCCCTGCAATCCTACAATGAGGTCGGTAATTTCTTTTTCTTTAATAACATTACTGATTCCGCTGGCTGTATCATTATCATGGCGCGTAATCGGATTCAGTTTGACATCTGCCGCGGAAGCTGCTTTAACAGCTGCTTCCAGAATTTTTTCTGCATTTTTTACCGACGATTCATTTTCTTCTTCATTAATAACATTTACAGCAAAAATACGATCTGTATTGGTCGATGTTTTTACCATAAGCCCCAGATTTACCATTTTTTCTACGGTATCTTCATGGTTAAGCGCCAAAAGAATATTTTCTTTTTCTTCACTATTCCCCGATACCTTATTGTCTTTGTCTACATCTGCTATTCGCTGGGCGCTCGCCATAGAAACGAATGAAGAAACAGTACATGAAACCAGTATCAGAAGTATGCTGCCATTTAAAACATGGTCGTTCAAAAGCCTTATGGGTTCGCCTGCATCATTTTCTCCAATAATGATATTGTATCCAACCATAACAGAGGCCAAAGTGGCTGCTGCAGAAGCCGAACTCATTCCGAAAATCAGTTTGCCTTCATCATTGGTAAGTTTAAATGTTTTCTGAGTTAAGATTGCTGCAAAATATTTTCCTCCAATTGAGGCAATCATCATAATTAAAGCCACCCACAAGGTTTCCCAACTTTGTATAAAAGCGCTAAAATCAATAAGCATTCCAACGCTTATTAAGAAAAAAGGAATAAAAATGGCATTCCCCACAAACTCTACCCTATTCATTAGCGATGAGGTATGCGGAATTAATCGGTTTAATGCCAATCCAGCAAAAAATGCTCCGATAATAGATTCTATTCCTGCAAGTTCTGCCAGAAGCGCAGCGAGGTAAATCATAACAATAACAAAAAGATACTGCGAAATTTTATCTTCTACTTTCTTAAAAAACCAGCGGGCAATTATTGGAAAAACCAGCAGGACAATTAAAGCAAAAAGAACCATCGAAATGGATAACTTCAGCCAAAATGCTGTTCCCACTTCCCCCTGCGACATTCCGACTACAACAGCCAAAACAAGAAGAGAAAGAACATCTGTAATCATGGTTCCGCCCACGGTTACATTTACCGCAAGATTTTTAGCAATTCCCAGACTGCTGATCATGGGATATACAATTAAAGTATGCGACGAAAACAGACTGGCAAAAAGCACCGAAGTCAATAACGAAAAACCTAAAATATAGTAACCGCCAACAAGCCCCAAAACAAAAGGGACAGCAAAAGTATAAAGAGAAAAGGTGATGCTCTTCCACTTATTTTTTTTGAAATCGGCCATATCAATTTCCAATCCAGCCAAAAACATAATATACAGCAATCCTGTTGTGCCAGTGACCACAACACTGCTGTCTCTTGAAAGCACTCCAAAACCGTTAGGGCCAACAACAGCTCCTGCAATGATAAGCCCTAACAAATGCGGCACTTTAATTTTATTCAACAAAAGAGGAATGCACAATATGATGACAATTTCGATAAGAAATTTTAAAAGCGGGTCTTCTATCGGGAGAGTTATATGATGTATACTCAAAAACATAAATTATTTTTTAGATGGCGTAAGTTCTACTGAAAATTTTGCGGTACAATTGTCTTGTCCTGTTATTGTCTGCGTCCCTCTAATGACATTCTTTTTAATATCATCCAATACGACCTTAATTTTAATATTGCTTTTAGCAGAACTTTCTTTGGCAGAATCAAGCACTATTTTATTGGCCAAGTACTGGCCTCTAAAAACTCTTTTAATCTCTTTATTGCTTAATACATTGGCATACATTCCTGTAGAATCTGACGCAAAATCCCAGACTTCTGTGCGCTGGTCTCCAATAACATAATTGGTGCAATTAGATTCTCTGCAAATCATTTTACTGTTCCATTTAATCTTTAGACTATCTGGCCATACTTGTATTTTAGGCACGGTATCTTTTATCTGGACAGCCAATTGAAGACTGTCTTTCATCTTCAACAATAATTCATATTCGGCTTCTTTGTCGGCAAATTTCTGTTCGCGTTCCAGAAGCGCGTTTTCTCTTTCTGCAAGTTCTTGCTCTTTTTTATTAGTGCATGAAATTAAGAGAGGAATAAGGGTTAAAACTAAAAGTCTTTGCAGCGTCATAGGAGTTAAATTTTGTAACCAACAATTTAAGGATAAAAATTGGTTTAGCACTGCAATACCGCCAAAAATACCAATGTTAAGAAGCATCTGGTTTGCCAATCTGCTTTTAAAAATAAAAAAAGAAGCGTAAGAATTGTAACATTTATTACACAAAAGCGTCCAATCTTAAATAAATTACGGTTCTTTGTAACTTATTACATTTTTGATTACGATTTACTCAATTTCAGAATACAATAATATTGAAACCAATGAGTTTAGACTAGGAAGCTAGTCACGATATTTTCGTTATGGACAATAAAAAATTTATTATAAGTTTAAAAAAAGGTAATGAAGCGGCTTTTAAGGAAGTTTACTTCAGCTATTATGACAAACTGATAAATATTGCCAAGCGATTCAATTCTTCTGTATTTGCTCCCGAAGATTTTGTACAGGAAACTTTCATAAGACTTTACAATAAAAGAGAACTGCTTAACGAGGAGGTTTTGTTCGACAAACAGCTGTTTGTTATCTGCAAGAACATTATCATCAATCATGTTAACAGAGAAAACAAAATAGTACAGCTTGATCCTTCTCAAGTTGAAATGTTGGATGAGGACACTGACTCAGGAATTTTTGAAGAAAGACAAGAAAAACTTCAAAATTTCATTAATCAGCTTCCAGAACAGCAGCAAAAAATATTTACTTTACACAAACTGGAAAACCTTAGCTATAAGGAGATTGCAGAATTAACGGATCTTTCTGAAAAGACCATTGCCAATCATATTTATCTCGCCAGTAAATTTATTCGAAAAAAAATCGAAAACCATTAGGAACTTTTTAGTTCTCGTTTGTTATACTAAAAAACAAGAACTAAAAATGCATATCGAAGCGTATAAAACTAATGTTAAAACAAAGAAAGAGGCAAGCTTGCTTGTGGCTCATTTACAGTTTATCATTTCTGATTGTATCATAAATTTTGATCGCCAGGGACGCGAAAACATCCTCAAAATCGAAACCAACCGAGACATTAAAGAAATGGTTTACGGTGTCTTCACCAAACAAGGTTTTCATTGTCAAATCATTTAAAATCTAAAAAGATGGATAAAAAGAAATTTGACGAGGAATTTAAAAAGTTATGGGAAGAGTCTCCCCTTTCTCATTCTGATAGCGACAAAGAAGCCTCGTGGGAACAATTTCATGCCAAAACTTTTTCTGAGAAGAAAAGAAAGTTTAGGCCTTGGCATCTTTATGCTGCGGCTTCGGTTTTACTTTTTGCACTTATTGGAACTGGATTTTATTTCAGCAGCGAATCTACCAATGAAAATGCTGTGGTTGCGGAGACTGTAATTGAAAACCTGACAGCGAAAATAAAATATGTCGTTTTACCAGACAGTTCAAAAATAGAATTGAGTCCAAACTCTAAAATTTCTTATGGAGCCAATTTTGCTTTAAACAGAAAAATAGAAATTGAAGGCGAGGCCTATTTTAATGTAAAAA
This genomic interval carries:
- a CDS encoding S9 family peptidase produces the protein MKKFLLLFIVLTLNSIQAQEIKTLTYFQNDTLKLDLDLYLPKKKAGEKIPLIMFAFGGGFSGGERTSEKDFGKFMSQNGYAVASISYSLYMKGKDFGCKGTLTEKIKAIQIGVSDMWQATAFLIENADKYNLDTSKIFISGISAGAEIGFHASFWDYKLMNLYKSNLPENFKYKGFIGGSGAIQDINLITKEKAIPMLLAHGNNDDTVSYAAGSHRSCPTNASGWLILFGSYAVYNQMADLHKDIELITFCGGGHEFSGYLFHEGQQYVLDFVNDVLKDKKFQSHLIVPSNKKGKDSGKYLFCE
- a CDS encoding ATP-binding protein, which produces MQKEIIVLLGGPGTGKSTLINELVARGFCCYPEISRQVTMKAQQEGIEQLFLEQPLLFSEMLLEGRIEQYKNALEEPDNVVFIDRGIPDVVAYMDYIGDEYPESFIKACEDYKYSKTFILPPWEEIYQSDAERYENFDQAVKIQNHLVETYKKYGYELIEVPKDTVENRILYILDKI
- a CDS encoding ATP-dependent DNA helicase RecQ codes for the protein MLGAQDILLKYWKHDSFRPLQKEIIDSVLDGQDTFAVLPTGGGKSICFQVPAMMREGICLVISPLIALMKDQVMNLQKRDIKAIALTGGIHTEELIDLLDNCQYGNYKFLYLSPERLQSDWILERIKNLPINLIAIDEAHCVSQWGHDFRPAYLKIAELKKYFPKIPFLALTATATPRVIEDIRTQLELKNPNHFQQSFERKNIAYMVFEVEDKLYRTEQILKKNPQPSIIYVRNRKACLNMSSQLQSLGFTATYYHGGLSSKEKDKNMQLWMSEQAQVIVATNAFGMGIDKDNVKTVIHTQLPENLENYYQESGRAGRNGAKAFSVLLYNNSDSIQTEQQFLNILPDKKFLKTMYIKLCNYFQIAYGEGLDESFSFKLNHFCNKYEFPTLKTYNALQFLNQQGIITMSQEFSEKISIQFLIESKEVIRYMSLNPSDEEIILAILRTYPGVYDVKSNLNLGLIAKKSNRSEEQVIAVLEKLKEKEIIEYKSKNNDATVLFNEVREDDLTINRVSKYLEKQNEVKKEQLLSVLHYIKDTKTCKNRLVLNYFGEETTENCGICSYCITQKGKITEADSIADKILSLLRTASLTSREIENQIKMDAKDILSVLQELLENNHIIIQANNKYTLKS
- the fmt gene encoding methionyl-tRNA formyltransferase, which translates into the protein MEKLRIIFMGTPEFAVGILDTIIKNNYEVVGVITAADKPAGRGQKIKYSAVKEYALANNLTLLQPTNLKDENFLAELKALNANLQIVVAFRMLPKVVWEMPSLGTFNLHASLLPNYRGAAPINWAIINGETKTGVTTFFIDDKIDTGAMILNSAIDIEPEETAGQLHDRLMHLGSTTVIDTLKVIENGNVETTIQEDNDDIKTAYKLNKENCKIDWTKSGAEINNLIRGLSPYPASWCYLKDQNEELNIKIYEAKLISESHPYEIGRLISSKKEIKIAIKDGFIQLLSLQFPGKKRMLASEILNGVSFSDVAKVY
- a CDS encoding HU family DNA-binding protein, producing the protein MNKSELIDAIAADAGITKAAAKLALESFLGNVGTTLKKGGRVSLVGFGSWSVSSRAARDGRNPQTGKTIKIAAKNVVKFKAGAELEGAVN
- a CDS encoding YqgE/AlgH family protein, which encodes MISEKLKKGHLLIAEPSIIGDLSFNRSVILLADHNKEGSIGFIINKPLKYTINDLIPEIDANFKIYNGGPVEQDNLYFIHNIPDLIPNSVEISNGIYWGGDFESTKDLINNGSISKNNIRFFLGYTGWEENQLENEMQGNSWIIADNNYKNKIIGKSTTHFWKEQIIELGGDYLIWSNAPENPYLN
- a CDS encoding aminotransferase class IV; the encoded protein is MINFNGNIAQEDTILTQNRAFLYGDGIFETVKIINGKILFLEDHYFRLMASMRVVRMMIPMNFTMEYFEDQILALVNEQGIANSARARITVFRNDGGLYLPKTNDISFLIKATPLENTFYSINSNEYEVDLYKDFYVTKQLLSSLKTTNKMINITGSIYAHENDLANCILLNDSKNVVEALQGNIFMVTGKKLITPPVSEGALNGIMRKQILALAKKVDGIEVLEEVISPFDLQKADEIFLTNVIMGIQPITKYRKKEFTANLAHLLVQKLNESISEN
- a CDS encoding START-like domain-containing protein; its protein translation is MDSKIRYEIEFPINSSPQLLYQYISTPSGLQEWFADNVNSRGEFFTFIWNDSQERARLASKKSGEKVKFKWVDDSSKDTEYFFELHILVDELTKDVSLMVVDFADKEEIGEAKQLWENQISDLKHLIGSV
- a CDS encoding ACT domain-containing protein → MEGETNLNTILENLNPVLNDGKYVFTKVDSIDHIPFSKILFLFKEKEGITVVLEKRFAEELNLSFSYVASWITLEVHSSLAAVGLTAAFSQALGNANISCNVVAAYLHDHIFVDESDALRAMDVLLKLKQDSKNSL